From one Halodesulfovibrio sp. genomic stretch:
- a CDS encoding HU family DNA-binding protein, with protein sequence MTKAELVERIAEKANLTKANAERSLNAFLESVQDVLVAEGKLTLTGFGTFVVEERKERLGRNPQSGEAIIIPETKVVKFRPGKLLKEAVK encoded by the coding sequence GTGACCAAGGCGGAACTCGTAGAACGAATTGCTGAAAAAGCAAATCTTACTAAAGCAAATGCAGAACGTTCACTGAACGCATTTCTTGAATCTGTTCAGGATGTTCTTGTAGCCGAAGGCAAATTGACTTTGACAGGCTTTGGTACGTTTGTTGTTGAAGAGCGTAAGGAACGTTTAGGACGCAACCCGCAAAGCGGTGAGGCAATTATCATTCCAGAAACCAAAGTAGTTAAATTCCGCCCAGGAAAGCTGCTTAAAGAAGCTGTTAAGTAG
- the rsmA gene encoding 16S rRNA (adenine(1518)-N(6)/adenine(1519)-N(6))-dimethyltransferase RsmA: MALDIKQGPRAKKSLGQNFLQDKNTANRIVDALQIEAEDHVIEIGPGPGALTHLIHDRKPAWFTILEKDHHWAHEHKRQPPAGSPDLQVVLTDALLFPWENLTPEKPWKVIGNLPYNVASPLMWDILSKTTGLKRAVFMIQKEVGDRIVAAPSSKQYGALSVWLQSHSKPKREFIVPPGVFIPRPKVDSAVLSFMPIPAEERDFDPAALSWLLKVTFQQRRKQLQKILKGCIASGIEQALEAAGVQGTARPETLTPRQFQLLADALKSCPKK; encoded by the coding sequence ATGGCATTGGATATTAAGCAGGGACCTCGCGCAAAGAAAAGTTTGGGTCAGAACTTTTTGCAGGATAAAAACACCGCGAACCGTATTGTTGATGCACTTCAGATTGAAGCAGAAGATCATGTAATTGAAATTGGTCCGGGACCGGGTGCGTTGACACACCTTATTCATGATCGCAAACCAGCATGGTTTACTATTCTGGAAAAAGATCATCACTGGGCACATGAACATAAAAGGCAGCCGCCTGCCGGTTCTCCTGATTTGCAGGTTGTGCTTACTGATGCTTTGTTGTTTCCGTGGGAAAATTTGACTCCTGAAAAGCCTTGGAAGGTCATTGGTAACCTTCCATACAATGTCGCATCGCCGCTTATGTGGGATATTTTAAGTAAAACAACAGGGCTTAAGCGCGCTGTATTTATGATTCAAAAAGAAGTCGGGGACAGGATTGTTGCTGCTCCTTCTTCTAAGCAATATGGTGCGTTGTCTGTTTGGTTGCAAAGCCATAGTAAACCGAAACGAGAATTTATTGTGCCTCCTGGGGTATTTATTCCTCGTCCGAAAGTTGATTCTGCTGTGCTGAGCTTTATGCCGATTCCTGCGGAAGAACGTGACTTTGACCCTGCTGCGCTTTCATGGTTACTTAAAGTTACATTTCAGCAGCGTCGCAAGCAATTGCAGAAAATTCTCAAGGGCTGCATAGCCTCCGGTATCGAACAAGCTCTTGAAGCTGCTGGTGTGCAAGGAACTGCGAGACCGGAGACACTTACGCCACGTCAGTTCCAACTGCTCGCAGATGCATTGAAATCTTGCCCAAAGAAGTAG
- a CDS encoding trehalose-6-phosphate synthase, giving the protein MSKTFGADQGVIVVSNRLPVSLECSGGTCYSSPVSGGLVTALSPVLTVNKGTWIGWSGAPDVEGVDEALRLFSKETGYTLQQVGLTSEQIEKFYFGFTNQIIWPLFHDSQFECNFDPDFWQTYLDVNALFACRTVESGEPDDYVWVHDYHLMHVAKYMREAGDNRRTGFFLHIPFPSADSFRRLPWRSELLHGLLEYDQIGFQTLHDRRNFIQAISVLAPHIKVTGRGQVVTAKVGTRSVKIGAFPISIDYKKFYRIARSAAVRTYAQEVHNAFPHKNIVLGVDRLDYTKGIPQRLQAMHKLLTMYPELQGEISLLQVVVPSRATIPLYAKLKKQIERLVGQINGEFSKPGYVPIHYQYRNLAFDELLAYYRASRIALVTPLRDGMNLVAKEYCAANVERNGTLILSEFAGAAAQLRNGAILVNPFDVEGVAAAIHQAYMMEEGERRRRMDRMRESIRKNDIFKWVDSFFASAFTT; this is encoded by the coding sequence ATGTCTAAGACGTTTGGAGCCGATCAGGGTGTTATTGTTGTTTCAAACAGATTGCCTGTTTCTTTAGAGTGCTCAGGTGGCACATGCTATTCATCACCTGTTTCAGGTGGGTTAGTTACCGCATTGTCGCCAGTGCTGACAGTGAACAAGGGCACATGGATTGGCTGGTCTGGTGCGCCGGATGTTGAAGGTGTTGATGAGGCATTACGTCTTTTTTCAAAAGAGACTGGCTACACGTTGCAGCAGGTAGGCTTAACCTCTGAGCAGATAGAAAAATTTTATTTCGGATTCACTAATCAAATTATCTGGCCATTATTTCATGATTCGCAATTTGAATGTAATTTTGATCCTGATTTTTGGCAGACATATTTAGATGTAAACGCGCTGTTTGCCTGTCGCACTGTCGAAAGTGGTGAACCTGACGACTATGTGTGGGTGCATGATTATCACCTTATGCATGTGGCAAAATATATGCGCGAGGCAGGGGACAACCGACGGACAGGATTTTTCCTTCATATTCCGTTTCCCTCTGCGGATAGTTTTAGGCGGCTTCCGTGGCGATCCGAGTTACTACATGGACTGCTTGAATACGATCAGATTGGTTTTCAAACATTGCATGACAGACGTAATTTTATCCAAGCCATATCTGTACTTGCTCCGCATATAAAAGTTACTGGACGTGGGCAGGTTGTAACTGCAAAGGTCGGGACACGATCTGTTAAAATTGGCGCGTTTCCTATCAGTATTGATTACAAAAAATTTTATCGCATAGCACGGTCTGCGGCAGTGCGAACCTACGCACAGGAAGTACACAATGCGTTTCCGCATAAGAATATTGTGCTGGGTGTGGATCGTCTTGACTATACCAAAGGTATCCCCCAACGCCTTCAAGCGATGCATAAGCTTTTAACTATGTATCCTGAACTGCAAGGTGAAATAAGCCTGCTTCAAGTTGTTGTGCCGAGCAGGGCTACTATTCCGTTATATGCAAAATTAAAAAAGCAAATTGAGCGGCTGGTAGGGCAGATCAACGGTGAGTTCTCAAAACCGGGATACGTTCCTATTCATTATCAGTACCGCAATTTGGCATTTGATGAGTTACTCGCATATTATCGCGCCAGCAGGATAGCGCTGGTTACCCCGCTTAGGGATGGAATGAACTTGGTAGCCAAAGAATACTGTGCTGCGAATGTAGAGCGAAACGGAACCCTGATTTTAAGCGAGTTTGCTGGTGCTGCGGCACAGTTGAGAAATGGGGCTATACTGGTGAATCCTTTTGATGTAGAAGGTGTTGCTGCTGCTATTCATCAGGCTTATATGATGGAAGAAGGTGAACGGCGCAGACGGATGGATAGGATGCGGGAATCAATCCGCAAAAACGACATTTTTAAATGGGTAGACAGTTTTTTTGCATCTGCTTTTACAACGTAG
- the otsB gene encoding trehalose-phosphatase yields the protein MTKIWTAEQQADFGQQLAASRRAVLFFDYDGTLAPIVKDRNNARPYPGVREAFERLLAIKHCRTVLVSGRSVTELQPLLQSRLPFEAWGSHGGEHLRATGQFCQASIPEKAQEGLHVAAARVASLLAADAIERKPASVAAHVSAVNAELIPQFLVDIEELWEPVAEDFGLELLDFHEGVEIRVPGMNKSRAIYSVLSEEPKDAVTAYIGDDVTDEDAFRALGNMGHSILVGREKRSSEAKWLLPASADGRHIIDFIHAAASALS from the coding sequence ATGACCAAAATATGGACAGCTGAGCAACAGGCTGATTTCGGACAACAACTTGCTGCTTCTCGTAGAGCGGTGCTTTTTTTTGACTACGATGGAACACTTGCACCGATAGTGAAAGATAGGAATAACGCTCGTCCATACCCCGGCGTTCGGGAAGCGTTTGAACGTCTTCTCGCGATAAAGCATTGTCGTACTGTGCTTGTGAGTGGACGAAGTGTTACAGAGCTTCAGCCTCTCTTGCAGTCTCGATTACCTTTCGAAGCATGGGGTTCGCATGGTGGCGAACATTTGCGCGCAACAGGGCAGTTTTGTCAGGCTTCTATTCCAGAAAAAGCACAGGAAGGACTACACGTTGCGGCGGCGAGAGTTGCTTCCTTGTTAGCGGCAGACGCTATAGAGCGTAAGCCCGCTAGTGTTGCTGCGCACGTAAGTGCTGTTAATGCAGAGCTTATTCCGCAATTTCTTGTGGATATTGAAGAACTGTGGGAACCCGTTGCCGAAGATTTTGGACTGGAACTTTTGGATTTTCATGAAGGTGTAGAAATTCGTGTTCCGGGAATGAATAAATCGCGTGCAATCTATTCAGTTCTTTCGGAAGAACCTAAAGATGCAGTCACTGCCTATATTGGTGATGATGTGACAGACGAAGATGCATTTCGTGCCCTAGGAAATATGGGGCATTCTATTTTGGTTGGTCGTGAGAAGCGTTCCTCTGAGGCAAAATGGTTGTTGCCAGCAAGCGCTGATGGCAGGCATATTATTGATTTTATACATGCCGCTGCATCTGCCTTGTCGTAA
- a CDS encoding DUF2062 domain-containing protein, whose product MRFWVSFKRAIRYNYLRVMRLKVSTHSVALGMAVGVFSGCLPILPFQTVVAVALAFVVRCSKVAAAAGTWISNPLNWVPFYTACFIIGNWLIPIDVTFDPQHMELKDLLEQGWGIVVVMMAGGLVMAVPCSIISYFVTFRAVNRFRQRRMIRLINKYKSKHGDHKDNDQNMDS is encoded by the coding sequence GTGCGGTTTTGGGTCTCATTTAAACGCGCGATTCGATACAATTATCTTCGCGTGATGCGTTTGAAAGTTTCAACGCATTCCGTTGCACTGGGTATGGCAGTAGGCGTTTTTTCCGGTTGCCTGCCTATTCTTCCGTTTCAAACTGTAGTGGCTGTTGCGCTGGCTTTTGTGGTACGATGCAGCAAAGTGGCAGCGGCAGCAGGTACATGGATATCTAATCCACTGAACTGGGTGCCGTTCTACACAGCGTGTTTTATCATCGGCAATTGGCTTATCCCTATTGATGTAACGTTTGACCCTCAGCATATGGAGCTGAAGGATTTGCTCGAACAGGGCTGGGGAATTGTCGTTGTTATGATGGCTGGGGGATTGGTGATGGCAGTGCCATGCTCCATTATCTCCTATTTCGTTACGTTTAGGGCAGTTAACAGATTTCGTCAGCGTCGCATGATACGCCTTATCAATAAGTATAAGAGCAAGCATGGAGACCACAAAGATAATGACCAAAATATGGACAGCTGA
- the fusA gene encoding elongation factor G produces MSKGTTSYLKNLRNIGIIAHIDAGKTTLTERVLYYTDKIYRMGEVHEGTATMDFMPEEQERGITIASACTSCEWNGGVINIIDTPGHVDFTIEVERSLRVLDGAVGVFCAVGGVEPQSETVWRQSEKFNVPKIALINKMDRLGANFVAVLDSMKERLHASPLLLVAPLGEGDEFSGLADVLTLERLDFDQASEGREYTRTPLEGAELAFAEEWREKALETLADIDDSIMELYLGGEEVPISQMKECIRKATLELAITPVFCGSALRNAGVQCVLDGVFDYLPAPVNVPAPKAIIRETGTSEELVVSPDAPLAALAFKVHMDEGRKMVLARIYSGILRSGEAVHNSTQSKKEKPSRLYRLHASHREQVDEARAGEIVALAGMKFAKTGDSLATEEFPYLLENITGYRPVISRALEPANSEEADKLDEVLEKLLLEDPTLQYTQSPETGQRVLSGMGELHLEVIVDRLRREYHVAPRVGNPQVVYQESVTGSGSGIEEFDRELGDKRHYGYVSLSVAPRERGSGNVVRFAFDVSEWSETWVDAVEQGVQDGLQCGVIKGYPVQDVEVSIQEIKRSEHSSEPGYRMAAGMALKAALENAKPELLEPIMDVEISVPDENVGDAISLLGAKGAKVENLFDRAGLKMVQALAPMCSLFGFSTDLRSATQGRAGLVIQFLRFDSLS; encoded by the coding sequence ATGAGCAAGGGCACGACTTCGTATCTGAAAAATTTGAGAAATATCGGTATTATTGCACACATTGATGCAGGAAAAACGACGCTCACTGAGCGTGTTTTGTACTACACTGATAAAATTTATCGCATGGGTGAGGTGCATGAAGGCACTGCAACCATGGACTTTATGCCGGAAGAGCAGGAACGAGGCATCACCATTGCTTCTGCCTGTACTTCCTGTGAATGGAACGGCGGGGTGATTAATATTATCGATACCCCGGGGCATGTAGACTTTACCATTGAAGTTGAACGTTCCTTGCGCGTGCTTGACGGTGCTGTTGGCGTTTTTTGTGCTGTAGGTGGTGTTGAGCCGCAGTCAGAGACTGTGTGGCGTCAGTCTGAAAAATTCAACGTTCCAAAAATTGCTTTGATTAACAAAATGGACAGGCTCGGAGCAAATTTTGTTGCTGTGCTTGATTCTATGAAAGAGCGTCTGCATGCTTCTCCGCTTCTCCTTGTTGCACCTCTTGGTGAGGGCGATGAATTTTCTGGGCTTGCCGATGTGTTGACGCTGGAACGCCTTGACTTCGATCAGGCATCTGAAGGGCGTGAGTACACTCGTACTCCGTTGGAAGGTGCAGAGTTAGCGTTTGCTGAAGAATGGCGTGAAAAGGCGTTGGAAACTCTTGCAGATATCGATGACTCCATCATGGAATTGTACCTTGGTGGTGAAGAAGTCCCGATCTCGCAGATGAAAGAGTGTATCCGAAAAGCGACGCTTGAATTAGCGATAACTCCTGTTTTTTGTGGTTCAGCATTGCGAAATGCAGGTGTGCAGTGTGTCTTGGATGGCGTGTTTGACTATCTTCCTGCACCGGTGAATGTTCCTGCTCCTAAAGCAATTATACGGGAAACAGGGACAAGCGAAGAGCTTGTTGTTTCTCCTGATGCACCGTTGGCAGCACTTGCGTTTAAAGTGCATATGGATGAAGGGCGAAAAATGGTGCTTGCCCGTATTTATTCTGGAATCTTGCGTTCTGGTGAGGCTGTCCACAACAGTACTCAGAGCAAAAAAGAGAAGCCGAGCCGATTATATCGACTACATGCAAGTCACAGAGAACAGGTTGATGAAGCTCGGGCTGGTGAAATTGTTGCCCTTGCAGGGATGAAGTTTGCAAAGACTGGTGACTCACTTGCAACAGAAGAATTTCCGTACCTTCTTGAAAACATAACAGGCTACCGTCCAGTTATTTCCCGTGCGCTTGAACCAGCAAATTCGGAAGAAGCCGATAAGCTTGACGAAGTGCTGGAAAAACTGCTGCTGGAAGATCCTACCTTACAATATACGCAAAGCCCTGAAACAGGTCAGCGTGTTCTTTCTGGTATGGGAGAATTGCATCTAGAAGTTATTGTAGATCGTCTCCGTCGGGAGTATCATGTGGCACCTCGTGTGGGTAATCCGCAGGTTGTGTATCAGGAATCAGTGACAGGTTCCGGTTCCGGTATTGAAGAATTTGACCGTGAACTTGGTGACAAACGTCATTATGGATATGTTAGCCTTTCTGTTGCCCCGCGAGAACGAGGTTCCGGTAATGTTGTCAGATTTGCGTTTGATGTGTCTGAATGGTCTGAAACGTGGGTTGACGCTGTAGAGCAGGGTGTTCAGGATGGTCTGCAATGCGGTGTGATTAAAGGATACCCAGTACAGGATGTTGAAGTAAGTATTCAGGAAATCAAGCGGAGTGAGCACTCTTCTGAACCGGGATACCGGATGGCTGCGGGCATGGCTCTTAAAGCTGCGTTGGAAAATGCAAAGCCGGAACTGCTTGAGCCTATCATGGATGTAGAAATTTCTGTTCCGGATGAAAATGTCGGGGACGCTATCAGCTTGCTTGGCGCAAAAGGTGCTAAGGTTGAAAACTTGTTTGACCGTGCTGGGCTAAAAATGGTGCAGGCATTAGCCCCTATGTGCAGTCTTTTCGGGTTTTCAACAGATTTACGTTCTGCAACTCAGGGGCGTGCAGGATTGGTCATTCAATTTTTGCGATTCGACAGTCTGTCGTAA
- a CDS encoding LptF/LptG family permease, whose translation MTLLTRYMLRQNFFLMSLILGIGTAIYLLTDLFEKLDDFIEVGLGFSTVALYFICKLPLIISQILPAVFLLSCTVQLCVMSRNKELVALQAGGVSFVSLARFILYIGFFWAVVQLGFSQYLGVMGDVESRRIWKEEVKGEVAENMTARDIWFLEDNYVINLQVAHLAKGKAEGVTVMQLTDSGNAIKEVIKATGATVQESDWLLTDVVRTQPGSYAVTNSPEFVLPIKQKLAVFKTVSTNTNLNRLALWELGAAIDRLEKSGSNVEALRTTYHQKIAYAAAVVIMGLVALMLLTWRDSLYINVSVGLILTFAFYALFTWFGALGERGFINPVLGAWFSNILFATVTLGRILWYTRSRVKKTSSMTLSGSNA comes from the coding sequence ATGACATTGTTGACTCGCTACATGCTTCGACAGAACTTTTTTTTGATGTCGCTCATTCTTGGTATAGGTACTGCCATTTATTTACTGACAGACCTATTCGAAAAGCTGGATGACTTTATCGAGGTCGGACTCGGTTTTTCAACAGTCGCATTGTATTTTATCTGTAAATTGCCGCTGATTATTTCACAAATCCTTCCTGCGGTATTTTTGCTGTCATGTACCGTGCAGTTGTGTGTAATGTCCCGCAACAAAGAATTGGTGGCGTTGCAGGCTGGCGGTGTTTCTTTTGTGTCGCTTGCCCGTTTTATCTTATATATAGGCTTTTTCTGGGCGGTGGTTCAGCTTGGCTTTTCTCAGTACCTCGGTGTGATGGGTGATGTGGAATCACGACGCATCTGGAAAGAAGAGGTTAAAGGTGAAGTTGCGGAGAATATGACCGCAAGAGACATTTGGTTTCTTGAAGATAATTACGTCATAAATCTGCAAGTTGCCCATTTAGCTAAAGGAAAAGCCGAAGGTGTGACTGTTATGCAGTTAACAGATAGCGGCAATGCCATTAAAGAAGTAATTAAAGCTACAGGGGCAACAGTGCAGGAGAGTGACTGGCTCTTGACCGATGTTGTCCGCACTCAGCCCGGCAGCTATGCCGTGACCAATAGCCCTGAGTTTGTTTTGCCGATTAAACAGAAGCTGGCTGTATTCAAAACTGTTTCTACAAATACTAACTTAAACCGTCTGGCTTTGTGGGAACTTGGCGCAGCGATTGACAGGCTGGAAAAGTCCGGGTCGAACGTTGAGGCGCTTCGAACTACGTATCATCAAAAAATAGCGTATGCTGCTGCCGTTGTTATTATGGGGCTGGTAGCGCTCATGCTGCTTACTTGGCGGGATAGCCTGTATATTAATGTGTCTGTAGGGCTAATTCTTACATTCGCTTTTTATGCACTCTTTACGTGGTTTGGTGCACTTGGTGAGCGTGGATTTATTAATCCGGTTCTTGGTGCATGGTTTTCGAATATCCTGTTTGCGACGGTCACCCTTGGGCGAATTCTCTGGTATACACGATCTCGTGTGAAGAAGACTTCTTCCATGACTCTTTCCGGTAGCAACGCATAA
- a CDS encoding LptF/LptG family permease, with protein sequence MHRQIFKEHISIFCLAMFSLVFLIVIGKVLQLRELFLGLDIGLVEMLKLFGYLIPAVLLMIIPIATMLSVFLTFLRMSSDRELVALKASGISLYQLLPAPVVFGSLCTLLTLWVSMFGIAWGMDNFRSSILELAQTRAKVVLQPGIFNKSIPNLMIYSRSSNLASGELEHVLVRDASSQAGDVTIIAPSGKIISDTDHGEIRFVLNDGKIYRQDKNQISVLGFNQYVVRLALSQLVKGVHLGKLRPSGMSYSQLLAIKKDPSLAESRSFIRKTDVEIPKRWAMPFACLVLGLFAMPLACAFEGMRQQMGVVMALGNFLVYYSLLSISMKSGEGGGGISPDISLWIPNALFAVLAVAGLYFTAKERTVNLTALITHLTLNLRKKKGGQ encoded by the coding sequence GTGCATAGACAAATTTTTAAGGAGCATATCTCCATTTTTTGTCTGGCAATGTTTTCACTGGTTTTCCTGATCGTAATCGGAAAAGTATTACAGCTTAGAGAGTTGTTCCTAGGGCTGGATATCGGGTTGGTCGAAATGCTCAAGCTTTTCGGGTACCTGATACCGGCTGTTCTGCTTATGATTATTCCTATAGCAACTATGTTGTCTGTGTTTCTTACTTTTTTGCGTATGAGTTCAGATAGAGAGCTTGTGGCGTTAAAAGCAAGTGGCATCAGCTTATACCAACTTCTTCCGGCTCCTGTGGTGTTTGGCTCATTGTGTACTCTGCTTACGCTATGGGTATCAATGTTCGGTATTGCATGGGGTATGGACAATTTCCGCTCTTCAATTCTTGAGCTTGCTCAGACCCGCGCAAAAGTGGTGTTGCAGCCGGGGATATTTAATAAATCTATTCCCAATCTGATGATCTATTCACGGAGTTCAAACCTTGCCTCCGGTGAGCTGGAACACGTTCTTGTGCGTGATGCCAGCAGCCAAGCAGGTGATGTAACTATTATTGCGCCGAGTGGTAAAATTATATCAGACACAGACCATGGTGAAATCCGCTTTGTTTTGAATGATGGTAAAATTTATCGTCAGGATAAAAATCAGATTAGCGTGCTCGGTTTCAATCAATACGTTGTGCGGCTTGCATTATCGCAGCTTGTAAAGGGTGTGCATTTAGGGAAGCTTCGCCCTTCCGGCATGTCATATTCCCAATTGCTGGCGATTAAGAAAGACCCGTCATTGGCTGAAAGCCGTTCGTTTATTCGTAAGACTGATGTAGAAATTCCTAAACGCTGGGCAATGCCGTTTGCCTGCCTTGTACTGGGACTCTTTGCTATGCCGTTGGCGTGTGCTTTTGAAGGGATGCGTCAACAGATGGGCGTTGTGATGGCACTTGGTAACTTCCTTGTCTACTACAGTTTGCTTTCTATCAGTATGAAAAGTGGCGAAGGGGGCGGCGGAATTTCACCAGATATCAGCTTGTGGATTCCGAATGCACTTTTCGCGGTGCTGGCTGTGGCGGGGTTGTATTTTACTGCCAAGGAACGAACTGTGAATCTTACTGCCTTGATTACTCATTTGACGCTTAATTTGCGCAAGAAGAAAGGGGGACAGTAA
- a CDS encoding undecaprenyl-diphosphate phosphatase yields the protein MTELYSAVILGIIEGLTEFLPVSSSGHLIIAGHLLDYTGPKAAVFEVFIQLGAILAVVLLYLNRFLGLLKNTPEIPFSGIRGLWMLFLTSLPAGLLGLLLSGFIKTYLFNPVTVSFALAIGAVFILVVEKYAPSHSVEKATFHTLDEMTPKLAFGIGCFQCLALWPGFSRSAATIMGGMLLGARRTLAAEYSFLAAVPIMFAATGYDMLKHYHLFSTADLPFFAVGFIVSFISALVAVKTFISLVGKMTFKPFAWYRLIIAPLVYLFWT from the coding sequence ATGACTGAACTTTATTCTGCTGTTATTCTTGGTATTATTGAAGGCTTAACGGAATTTCTTCCCGTCTCTTCTTCAGGACATCTCATTATTGCCGGTCACCTTCTTGACTACACCGGTCCTAAAGCGGCTGTCTTTGAAGTATTCATTCAGCTAGGGGCTATCCTTGCAGTTGTCCTGCTGTATCTTAACAGATTCCTAGGACTGTTAAAAAACACACCGGAAATCCCTTTTTCCGGAATACGCGGCTTATGGATGCTTTTCCTCACATCGCTTCCCGCGGGTCTTTTAGGATTACTGTTAAGCGGATTCATAAAAACATACCTTTTCAATCCGGTGACAGTATCCTTCGCGCTTGCTATTGGTGCTGTTTTTATTCTGGTTGTCGAAAAGTACGCTCCATCACATTCAGTTGAAAAAGCGACATTTCATACTCTGGACGAAATGACCCCAAAACTCGCATTCGGCATCGGCTGCTTCCAATGTCTTGCGTTGTGGCCCGGTTTTTCCCGTTCCGCAGCGACTATTATGGGGGGCATGCTTTTAGGTGCGCGAAGAACTCTCGCGGCTGAGTATTCTTTTTTAGCAGCCGTACCTATTATGTTTGCTGCAACCGGCTATGACATGCTGAAACATTATCATCTTTTCAGCACTGCCGATCTTCCTTTTTTTGCTGTAGGATTCATAGTCTCATTCATTTCCGCACTTGTTGCAGTAAAAACATTTATTTCTCTTGTTGGCAAAATGACATTCAAACCATTCGCGTGGTACCGATTAATTATTGCTCCATTAGTATACTTGTTCTGGACATAA
- a CDS encoding outer membrane homotrimeric porin, with protein MKRIITLALAACMIFGAAFNASAADIKASGGFWVGYDYVNTDNTGKTNDFIQRFRAQIDIIASENLSGTVFFEINNTWGQANGKVGPGSGGALGADGVNVQTRRAYIDFVIPQTAVKVRAGIQGLALPGAVLGSPVLADDVAAIVASGAINPNISLTGFFARPYDADESQTTIDLFGGIVNADLGMVNVSPYFVFANAGDKAQKGSSNQGDLTFNEDAQWYGVAFEVTPMPNLILSLDGVYGKASGTDAGFLVAGKAAYTTDHFVPAIVGWYASGNDSDGEGLMPTIDGQDFAPATLVGEGATGITSDAIFGDALGKWGVSLQADEITFIERVSHTVRVTYVRGTNDDSKDIKNWGEDDSAVEFDLVTTYSMYDNLDFIVDLAYVATDFDDGAAEDVDDVFKAGILAQYSF; from the coding sequence ATGAAACGTATTATCACTCTTGCACTTGCTGCATGTATGATCTTCGGTGCTGCATTTAATGCATCTGCTGCCGATATCAAAGCTTCCGGTGGCTTCTGGGTTGGTTACGACTATGTAAACACAGACAACACTGGTAAAACAAACGACTTTATTCAGCGTTTCCGTGCTCAGATTGACATCATCGCTTCTGAGAATCTCTCCGGAACTGTATTCTTCGAAATTAACAACACATGGGGACAGGCAAACGGCAAAGTTGGCCCTGGTTCCGGTGGTGCTCTTGGTGCTGACGGTGTAAACGTTCAGACCCGCCGCGCTTACATTGATTTCGTTATCCCGCAGACAGCTGTTAAAGTTCGTGCTGGTATTCAGGGACTCGCACTTCCTGGTGCAGTATTAGGCAGCCCAGTGCTTGCTGATGACGTTGCAGCAATCGTTGCATCCGGTGCAATTAATCCAAACATCTCCCTCACAGGTTTCTTCGCACGTCCATACGACGCTGACGAAAGCCAGACAACTATCGACCTGTTCGGTGGTATTGTGAACGCAGATCTTGGAATGGTAAACGTATCCCCATACTTTGTATTTGCAAACGCTGGCGACAAAGCTCAGAAAGGCAGCAGCAATCAGGGTGACCTTACCTTTAATGAAGACGCTCAGTGGTACGGTGTAGCTTTTGAAGTTACTCCTATGCCTAACCTTATTCTGTCTCTCGACGGTGTATACGGTAAAGCATCCGGCACTGACGCAGGCTTCCTCGTTGCTGGTAAAGCAGCTTACACAACTGACCACTTTGTTCCAGCTATCGTAGGTTGGTACGCTTCCGGTAACGACAGTGACGGCGAAGGTCTCATGCCTACCATCGATGGTCAGGACTTTGCTCCGGCAACTCTCGTTGGCGAAGGTGCAACCGGCATCACTTCTGATGCAATCTTCGGTGACGCACTCGGCAAATGGGGTGTTTCCCTTCAGGCTGACGAAATCACCTTTATTGAACGTGTTTCTCACACAGTTCGCGTAACATACGTACGCGGTACAAACGATGACTCTAAAGACATCAAAAACTGGGGTGAAGACGACAGCGCTGTAGAATTTGACCTTGTTACAACTTACAGCATGTACGACAACCTCGACTTTATTGTAGACCTCGCTTACGTTGCAACCGACTTTGATGACGGTGCAGCTGAAGACGTAGACGATGTATTCAAAGCTGGCATTCTCGCCCAATACAGCTTCTAA